In Papaver somniferum cultivar HN1 chromosome 1, ASM357369v1, whole genome shotgun sequence, a genomic segment contains:
- the LOC113311854 gene encoding probable DNA helicase MCM9 translates to MGDNPEMEPEYRFCKFLLKKNYSDQLVSIVSSPDTLLHYPVHFDLVDLLDYDLELCYLLYSHPNRFLPKFDEGACQAQRVILDVEKQGSFKELVHVRINVSAENPEACPSIGKIRVKHRGKLLTLKGTVTRTGSIKMIEGERYYECRKCKFRFPVIPEFETGNSSRLPSFCGSEEKPCEGTSFQFVEDSIACHDYQEIKIQESTQVLGVGSIPRSIAVVLKDDLVDIVKAGDDVIVTGVLTAKWSSDMKDVRCDLDPVFVANHVRRTNELKANIDVPDEIVQKFEQFWIDFKDTPLKGRNAILQGICPQIFGLFTVKLAVALTLIGGVQHVDACGTKVRGDSHLLLVGDPGTGKSQFMKFAVKLSNRSVMTTGLGSTSARLTVTAVKDGGEWMLEAGALVLADGGICCIDEFDSMREHDRATIHEAMEQQTISVAKAGLVTTLSTRTIVFGATNAKGQYDPTKTFSVNTTLSGPLLSRFDIVLVLLDTKNPEWDAIVSSHILAEQGESETGRCDEDLSTVWPLPMLRRYIHYVKEHFRPVLTKEAESIISSYYQLQRRTATENAARTTVRMLESLIRLAQGHARLMFRNEVTRLDAIAAILCIESSMTTSAIVDSVGNALHSNFAENPDQEYAKQEKLILERLKSESSDSLVEVY, encoded by the exons ATGGGGGATAACCCAGAAATGGAACCTGAGTATCGGTTCTGTAAATTTCTACTGAAGAAGAATTATTCTGATCAACTCGTCTCAATCGTTTCTTCACCGGATACTCTACTTCATTACCCCGTCCACTTCga TTTGGTAGATCTACTTGATTACGATCTCGAGCTATGTTACCTTCTTTACTCACACCCGAATCGTTTCTTACCGAAATTTGACGAAGGCGCTTGTCAAGCTCAG AGGGTTATTTTAGATGTTGAAAAACAAGGAAGTTTTAAGGAATTGGTTCATGTTCGGATCAACGTCAGTGCGGAGAATCCAG AGGCTTGTCCAAGTATTGGGAAAATTAGAGTGAAACATAGGGGAAAGCTTCTCACTCTTAAAGGTACTGTTACTAGGACTGGATCAATTAAGATGATTGAAGGTGAAAGATATTACGAGTGTCGCAAATGCAAATTCAG GTTCCCGGTTATACCTGAATTTGAAACTGGAAATTCTAGTCGGCTTCCATCGTTTTGTGGGTCTGA GGAGAAACCCTGTGAAGGCACAAGTTTTCAGTTCGTTGAGGATAGTATAGCATGCCATGATTACCAGGAAATCAAAATCCAAGAAAGCACACAAGTTTTGGGTGTTGGTTCTATACCTCGCTCAATCGCAGTTGTTCTCAAGGATGATCTTGTTGACATTGTTAAAGCCGGAG ATGACGTAATTGTCACAGGGGTCTTGACAGCAAAATGGTCATCAGATATGAAGGATGTGCGCTGTGACCTCGATCCAGTATTTGTTGCTAATCATGTGAG GAGAACCAATGAACTAAAAGCGAATATAGATGTCCCTGATGAGATTGTACAGAAGTTTGAACAGTTTTGGATTGATTTCAAAGACACTCCACTGAA AGGAAGGAACGCCATACTGCAAGGCATATGCCCACAAATTTTTGGACTTTTCACAGTGAAGCTTGCAG TTGCCTTAACATTGATCGGAGGGGTACAACATGTTGATGCTTGTGGTACAAAAGTACGAGGGGATTCTCACTTGCTTTTAGTGGGGGACCCAG GTACTGGAAAGTCTCAGTTTATGAAGTTTGCTGTGAAGTTGAGCAATAGATCTGTCATGACTACGGGATTGGGAAGCACGAGTGCCAGATTAACCGTCACTGCAGTGAAAGATGGAG GAGAATGGATGTTAGAGGCTGGCGCCCTTGTCCTGGCAGATGGCGGAATTTGCTGCATAGATGAATTTGACAG CATGCGAGAACATGACAGGGCAACAATTCATGAAGCCATGGAACAACAGACCATAAGTGTTGCAAAG GCTGGTCTTGTTACGACTCTTAGTACCAGGACTATTGTATTCGGTGCGACAAATGCAAAAGGGCAGTATGATCCCACTAAAA CTTTCTCTGTCAATACTACACTCTCTGGACCCTTGCTCAGCAGATTTGATATAGTCCTTGTCCtcttggacaccaaaaacccaGAATGGGATGCAATTGTTTCATCTCACATTTTAGCTGAG CAAGGAGAATCAGAAACGGGGAGGTGTGACGAAGATTTATCAACTGTTTGGCCACTACCCATGCTTCGAAG GTACATTCATTATGTAAAAGAACACTTCAGACCTGTTTTAACAAAGGAAGCTGAAAGTATTATCTCAAGTTATTATCAACTCCAGCGAAGAACAGCAACCGAGAATGCAG CAAGAACCACCGTGCGTATGCTTGAAAGTTTAATACGACTAGcccaag GACATGCAAGACTCATGTTTAGAAATGAGGTCACTCGGCTTGATGCTATAGCTGCCATTCTGTGCATCGAGTCGTCCATGACCACCTCAGCTATAGTGGACAGCGTCGGCAATGCACTGCATTCAAATTTTGCTGAAAATCCAGATCAAGAAT ATGCTAAACAAGAAAAATTGATCCTGGAAAGGCTGAAATCAGAGTCATCAGACTCACTTGTTGAAGTTTACTGA